The genomic stretch AGCTCTAACGGGAAAACTTGTCCCGGGAACACGTCAATCGCACAAGAAAACGACTTAAACAAATCTTGTCGTACAAAATCACTGGACGGAATATCAATATCCACGTCAAAATAATTACTATTAATCATAGACACCACGGGATAACCGGCAGCTACCGTCTCGTGAGAATCATAATATTTTTTCTGAATATACCCGTCAAAAGGTGCTGTCAGACGAGTATCAGCCAATGCATTCTTATGGGCATTATACTTTGCCGTAATTTGCTTGATCCCGGCCACGGCCTTATCGTAGTCATTCACCGGAACGCTCCCCCGGTTATATAACTCAATAACCCTTCCGGCTTCCTCCTTCACTTGATTATATTCCGCCTCCGTCGCTGAAAGTTGAATCTCGTAATCTCTCGGATCAATCTCAGCGATCAGCTCTCCCTTCTTCACGAATGCCCCCACTTCCGGCAACACAGCCCGAATAGGTCCGGCTACCCGAAATGACAGCTTTACCTCTGAAGCTGCCTTGATCTTTCCCGGATAAATAATCGACAATTCCCCCTGATAACTTTTCACCGTATCGGCCTGCACCGTAGTCTTACCGCGTTCCTGCTTTGTTTTAGAACTTCCACAGGCACACATCAATAAAATCAACCCAAGCAAAGAAAATACAACACCTTTCATCATTTCCAATTTTATCACTAAACCATGTTAAATTTTAACTTTTTACACTCTCTTTTATACAACAAACATGCCACAATAAAATAAAACACCATCAATATACACAACCCCCAAAATTCAGGTAACACCTCTGACAACGTGGCTCCTGTATTATTAATTTTCACGAAACCATCAATACCGAACGAGGAAGGAAACAACTTTCCAAACCACACCCAATATTCCGGGATTGCCGACTTCGGCCAAGAAATTCCAGAAATAAACATCAACGGCACAGACGTGAACACGAATATCAAGAAAGGCATTTCCCGTTCACGACTAAAAAACGACATGGTAATAGCAAAAAAGGTACACGCCAGCAAGAATGGGAACAAAAACAATATCAGTTCCCCCCGTTCCCCCACCTGGGTCATCCCGAACAAACGAGGCACGATGAAAAACACCCAATAACTCATCACGAAATAAATAGGCAAATAAGCAAAAGCTTTTCCTAAAACTACCCGTGCCGGACGACGGAAATGCTTATTCGCAGGTAACAATAAACCTCTCCGACGCCGATCCCGTTCCGTCCCAGTAATCGTCCCCACGCCCAACAATAACGACTGCTGTACCACCAGAATCAACACCGCCGGAATTAAAAAAGAAGTGAAACCTCCCTGCGGATTAAACAACTTCACGTCTTGAATCCGTACGGGAGAAGATGCAATCTGCTCTGTGATCTCCGTGGCATATTCCATTCCTTGCACCTGTATATTCTTCCCCATCGCCAAAGAAACATCCGTCCCTGCCGTTAACAAAGCCTTGTAATTCAACAACGCTCCCATATCGCAATAAAGAGATACGTGAGCCTGTTCCCCCCGGGCCACGTTCTTACTAAAATCAGAGGGAATCTCAAGAATCCCGTAAATACCTTTTTTATACATCAGCAACTTCGCCGCCTCCATATCCTCACAACGGGCCACCACGTCCACGCTTGCCGTGGCATCCCAATTCCGGATAAACTCCCGGCTCAACGTTGACTTCGAATGATCGACCACCGCCACAGGCACTTCCCTCGCCACCTCATTACTATATATAAACGTGTAGACCACCGGGTACCCCAACATCAATGCCACGAAAAAAGTCAGCACGGCATGATCCCGAAACACCGCATAAAACTCTCGTTTAAAAACATAATATATATCCGTCCAAAAAACCATATCAATTTTAGATTTAATGATTTTTGATTTTAGATTACTATGGCAAATACTTAAACTCCAACAAATCCAACTTCAACTTCGGCAGGATAAAAATCGGCAAGAACAGATATACTATCAATGCAGCGTAACTCTGCCAAGAAAATATCATCGGAATACCATTTAAAGCCTGATCCACATATATCAAAAAATAGTGACGCATCTGGAACAAATTCGCCCCGATCTGTGCCAACTCCGGCATAGAACGCACCGGATATGTAAAACCGCATATTGAAAATGACAACACGCCCCACAAAGCACAAGCACTCAACGCAATCCTACTCCGACGAGTTATTCCCGTAACAAACAGGGCAAAACACTGAGAGGCTAAAATCATCAGTACCATAGCCAAAAACATCGGGAAAAATCCACTATTCAACGGGAAATGGGCATACCCATATAACATGGAAAGAGCAAGCATTCCCATGGCCGTGAAAATCAACGCCTGTGGGACAAGTTTCCCCATCAACGCCACGATAATAGAACCATTCCCCGCCTCCAACCACCCTCTTGAAGTCCTCCGCTTAATCTCCTCGCTAATACTGTACACCGTGGTAAACATCACGAACATACACAAAAACGCCGGTAAAAGGAAATTCGCCAAATAAACAGCGTAACTCAACCACGGGTTATTCAACGGGTGCGTATCCAGCACGATCGGCATTAATTTCGCTGCAAGCAACGGTCCTCCCTCGCCTTTCGCCAACAATAACGTCTGTTGAACCGCCCCGTTAGCCAAATTTGATTGCATCCGCATATCTTTATATAACAAAGAACCCGCCAAAAAATAAGTATCATTCGTGTAAAACGACAACACAGGCTCTTTCCCCGTCGACGCATCCCGCCGAAAGTCTGCCG from Butyricimonas virosa encodes the following:
- a CDS encoding efflux RND transporter periplasmic adaptor subunit, translated to MMKGVVFSLLGLILLMCACGSSKTKQERGKTTVQADTVKSYQGELSIIYPGKIKAASEVKLSFRVAGPIRAVLPEVGAFVKKGELIAEIDPRDYEIQLSATEAEYNQVKEEAGRVIELYNRGSVPVNDYDKAVAGIKQITAKYNAHKNALADTRLTAPFDGYIQKKYYDSHETVAAGYPVVSMINSNYFDVDIDIPSSDFVRQDLFKSFSCAIDVFPGQVFPLELIEITRKANLNQLYRMRLRLKPVPGVDIAAGMSVNVTIEYNPNEEALTVVPLSAMFEENGESAVWVYNPKTQTVTKRVIQLKKLLKTGELIVSEGLAAGEIVVSAGVHSLKEGMSVELLKPVSKTNVGGLL
- a CDS encoding ABC transporter permease, encoding MVFWTDIYYVFKREFYAVFRDHAVLTFFVALMLGYPVVYTFIYSNEVAREVPVAVVDHSKSTLSREFIRNWDATASVDVVARCEDMEAAKLLMYKKGIYGILEIPSDFSKNVARGEQAHVSLYCDMGALLNYKALLTAGTDVSLAMGKNIQVQGMEYATEITEQIASSPVRIQDVKLFNPQGGFTSFLIPAVLILVVQQSLLLGVGTITGTERDRRRRGLLLPANKHFRRPARVVLGKAFAYLPIYFVMSYWVFFIVPRLFGMTQVGERGELILFLFPFLLACTFFAITMSFFSREREMPFLIFVFTSVPLMFISGISWPKSAIPEYWVWFGKLFPSSFGIDGFVKINNTGATLSEVLPEFWGLCILMVFYFIVACLLYKRECKKLKFNMV
- a CDS encoding ABC transporter permease, which translates into the protein MRENIRALGVLMKREIRMLAGHRIYWFVMIFAPLFCFLFFMDLLKDGLPKKLPVAVVDEDNTTTSRSLVRSLNTFAQTDVVMRTVNFSEAREALQRGDVYGIFYIPADFRRDASTGKEPVLSFYTNDTYFLAGSLLYKDMRMQSNLANGAVQQTLLLAKGEGGPLLAAKLMPIVLDTHPLNNPWLSYAVYLANFLLPAFLCMFVMFTTVYSISEEIKRRTSRGWLEAGNGSIIVALMGKLVPQALIFTAMGMLALSMLYGYAHFPLNSGFFPMFLAMVLMILASQCFALFVTGITRRSRIALSACALWGVLSFSICGFTYPVRSMPELAQIGANLFQMRHYFLIYVDQALNGIPMIFSWQSYAALIVYLFLPIFILPKLKLDLLEFKYLP